CTGattcttgttcaaaaatcttctcTTGATTTCTAACTAAACTCAAATCCAGAGTAGTAATAAAGACCAAAAATGCCACCAAAGAAGCAGGTagaagagaaaaaggtCCTTCTAGGCCGTCCAGGTAACAACTTGAAGGCTGGTATCGTCGGTCTTGCCAACGTCGGTAAGTCGACCTTCTTCCAGGCCATTACCAGATGTCCGCTCGGAAACCCCGCCAACTACCCATTTGCTACAATTGACCCTGAAGAGGCTCGTGTCATTGtgccttctccaagatttGACGCGCTGTGTGACATCTACAAGCCAGCGTCCAAGGTTCCAGCGCATCTGACAGTTTACGATATCGCCGGTTTGACCAAGGGTGCCTCCGCCGGTGAGGGTCTCGGAAATGCGTTTTTGTCGCACATCAGAGCGGTGGACTCCATCTACCAGGTCGTGCGTTGCTTTGACGACGCCGAGATTATCCACATCGAGGGTGACGTCGACCCAGTACGTGACTTGGACATCATCAGCACCGAGCTAAGACTCAAAGATATTGAGTTTGCTGAAAAGCACTTGGAGAACGTTCACAAGATTACCAAGAGAGGAGGTCAGTCCTTGGAAgtcaagcagaagaaggaggaaGCTATTTTGGTCGAGAAGATCATCGAGCTGCTAAAATCTGGCCAGAGAGTTGCTAACCAGAACTGGACCACAAAGGAAGTCGAGGTGATCAACTCCATGTTCTTGCTGACCGCTAAGCCTTCCATCTACTTGATCAACTTGTCTGAGAGAGACTTCatcagaaagaagaacaagcacCTGATGAGAATCAAAGAATGGATTGACAAGTACTCTACTGGTGACTTGGTCATCCCATTCTCCGTGTGCCTGGAAGAAAGACTATCCCACATGTCTCCTGAGGAGGCTGAGGAGgagttgaagaacttgaaggtcGAGTCAGCTCTGCCAAAGATCGTCACCACCATGAGACAAAAGTTGGACTTGATTTCCTTTTTCACTTCTGGTGCCGACGAGGTCCGCGAATGGACTATTAGAAGAGGCACAAAGGCTCCACAAGCAGCTGGTGTCATCCATAATGATCTGATGAACACCTTTATCCTTGCTCAAGTGATGAAGTACGAAGACGTCGTTGAGTACAAGGATGAAGTCGCTATCAAGGCTGCCGGTAAGATGCAACAGAAGGGTAAGGAATACGTCGTTGAAGATGGCGATGTCATCTACTTCAGAGCCGGTGCAGGCAAGAACTGAGTACTGACCTGAAGTCTCTTCCAAAACCTGCATTCATGAATCACCGTCGACGTGTATAACTTCAACCGCGTAAACTTCGTTTAATAACTATATACAAGAAGCGTGATATATAATCATGCCAGACCCGAAGGTGTagcagcagcaccttcTAGTTGAAGAGGAAAGAATACCATTTTTCTTTACGCTTTTCACGTTGCTCTCTTGGCACATACGCTTTGACATGCTCCTCTATCTTCGCGACGCCGGTCTCCGCGTCATACTGCCTTCCTAACGCATCGATAAATTGGCCCTCGGGGTCCATTAAATAGAAGAAGATCGAATGATCGACCAAGTAATCTTGTCCAGGCTTCAAAGATGGTGGGGTCGAGAAGTAAACGCGGTATTGTTTACAAgcgtttttgatgtcattgTACTCGCCAGTGAGGCCAATCAAGTCGGGATGAAACTCGCTCAAgtattctttcaaaacgtgAGGGGGGTCTCTAGCTGGGTCACAGGTAATAAAAATAGGCTGAAGCTCGATtccctttttcttgagcccATCCAACCACTCACTGAGCTTGTCGAGTTCGTCAGGGCAGATATCAGGACAGTGTGAAAACCCGAAGTAGATAATAGAAAACTTGCCGAGCAAGTTTTTCTCAGTGAACTCATTGCCGTTGAAATCCACGAGCTTGAAAGGCCCTCCAACAAGCGGCTTCCCATACCCTCTATTGGCTTCTGCCTCTTTTTCGATCTCAAGTCTTCGTTTCTCTTTGGAGAAAAAGTAGTACAAGGTCCCTCCGAGGGTAAGTACCAAGGCTGCAGCCTTCCATGTCGCGAACTCAATAGAGCCGCTCGTGGCTTTCTGTGATTTGGTCTCGGTACCGCCAATCGCGATTCTGCTGAGAGGCTTACGCTTGGGGTCTgcatcttcaaaagttgtACTCTTAGGAGGTGTGTTCCCGGAGAATGCGCTCTGATCAGATGGATCTGTAGAGGAGGAGGCCCCAGAAGGCGCGCCTCCGCGCGGCGTCACCCTCGACCTTGATGTCCCCTGATCTTCTACGCGAAGACAACTGCGCGTAGATAGAGGCCTTAGTGCATACCCTGATAAGCGAGTGgaccttttcaaaacagtAAAAACCCCAGTCCTTGACAACATAATCCAGATAATCCAGCTTCCCGCTCTCGAAGTTGGATACTGATATCAAAGTTTCATTAGTTTAAATTCATCTTAATATGCTCATTCATTTTGGATATTTTCTCTCCGAGGGCACTTGGAAAATTCTATAATTCCGAGGGTCAACAATCAAGATGGGAAAATAGCTTTCGGGCATATTAACAATGATGACAGACCGAGTTCAAGTTCCATTTGTGATGCCAGCAAGCGTGAAAACCGACGCCGTCAGCTTATTCCTCAGGAGATGCCCGGAATTTTACTAGCTCAATTCTAAATTAAGGGTCGCATGCCCCCTTTAGTGGACACTAAAGATGAATAGGGTTTtcgcaaagctttgcaggGGCAGCCTCCGAACAAACGACGTGCTCGAGGAAGGCGCGGCTTGAAACGGGCCCACAAATTACCGGGGTTGCTTCTAGACTCGATACCGATGGCTTTGCGTAAAGCACATCGAAATTACATAATCTACAGGATACAGacagcttgttgatgattttCCACTTTAGGACATATAACGGCAGTGTGCGGGACCAAACAATAGACATAAAAGAAGCAGGCCCTGTTTCAATGCTCCCAACCTTCGCTAGGAGTAAGTGCATTGGGCGATGGACTACAATCCGTTTGTCGTCGACACGAACAACGCGTCCCCTGTCAGGTCGCCTCAACGGGCGGCCAGGAGGGGAGAATCGCCCTGGAGATCCCAATACTCTGCTAACTCTTCCAATGAAAATGACCTGTCAACTGCATTCCAAGGGTTCCCGCAAGCTGCACAGGTTCAGCCTCAATCGCCCTCTAAGGCTGCTGCAAAATACTCTCCCCAACGAAGAAACATCTTTGCTCGCGACAGCGCGCCCAGCAGCCCGCTGCGCCAAGACCGCTACACAGCTAACATGAGAGAGTCTCCCCATAGGAACGCCCGCGCAGTGATTGAAATTGACGAGGCCTCtgacgatgacgaggaGCAGGATCTATATGATATTTATGCGCAACAGGCCGACGGCTCTCCTTCAAGAGCAGCGTCCCGTGCCACTAGATCCACCTACTCTTTCGAAAGCTACCGGAAGTCTCTAGATGATGATAGCACCATATACTCCGGGGACACGTTCGAGCAAACGCAATTCCAGGTTAACCACCCTCAAAAGAACTACATCAGACGCGGTAAGTCCGAAGTCAGAAGGCTACCGGCTCCGACCTCTAAGAAAAACATCTTAAAACTAGACAACCCAATTCCAAGAGGGCTGCTCGAGATCTTACCACGCCGCGACTCTCTTGAGTTCACCGAAATGAGATACACGGCTTGTACATCTGAGCCCGACAACTATGTCAATGAAGGTTATTCTCTAAGATTTGCGGAAATGAACAGAGAGTGTCAGATAGCCATCTGTGTCACAATGTACAATGAAGACAAATTTGCCTTATCTAGCACTCTGCACTCCATTATGAGAAACATCACACACATGTGCAAGCGCAAAAGGTCCCATGTATGGGGTCCTCAAGGCTGGAAGAAAATCCAGGTTATCATTGTCAGCGACGGTAGAAACAATATTAACAAAGGATCCTTGGATTACTTGAGTGCACTAGGTGTCTATCAGGAAGACATGGCGAAATCCACAGTTAACGGTGAGCCTGTGAAGGCCCATATTTTCGAACTCACCACCCAAGTTTCAATCGATTCCCACCTGGATTACGTGAGTAAAGATATCGTACCTGTGCAGGTAGTGTTTTGCTTGAAGGAGGAAAACCAGAAAAAAATCAACTCTCATCGTTGGTTGTTCAACGCTTTCTGCCCGATATTAGATCCCACTGTCGTTGTTCTGGTCGATGTCGGGACAAAGCTAAATGACTCAGCCATCTATCACTTGTGGAAAGCCTTTGACAGGGACTCCAACGTTGCTGGAGCTGCAGGTCAAATCAAAACTATGAAGGGAAAATGGGGTAGAAAACTGTTGAATCCGCTAGTTGCCTCTCAGAATTTTGAATACAAAATGTCCAATATTCTTGACAAGCCTTTAGAAAGTGTGTTCGGATACATTTCCGTTCTTCCAGGTGCATTGTCCGCCTATCGTTACCGTGCTCTCAAAAACCATGCGGACGGAACTGGTCCTCTAAATTCGTATTTCTTGGGCGAAACGCAAGAGGGCCGGCAGCACGATGTGTTCACTGCTAACATGTACTTAGCCGAAGATAGAATCCTTTGCTGGGAACTAGTTGCTAAAAGAGACGCCAAATGGGTCTTGAAATACGTTAAGGAAGCTACCGGAGAGACTGATGTGCCGGAAGAGCCACCAGAGTTCATTTCTCAGAGAAGACGTTGGCTGAACGGTGCTATGTTTGCTGCACTTTATGCTCAACTGCATTTTACTCAAatttggaaaacaaaacattcGGCTACTCGAAAGATATTTTTCCACTTAGAGTTCTTCTACCAATTTGTTCAAATGCTCTTTTCATGGTTCTCTATAtcgaacttctttttgacgTTCTATTTTTTGGCCGGATCAATGAACAAACTAATGAAACATGGAGACGTGCTTttcactttcttcaaatacCTGGTCATCTGTGACTTAGCCGCTCTCTTTATCATATCCATGGGCAACAGACCCCAAGGTGCCAACCATTTGTTTATCATATCGATGATTATACTTTCCATTTGCTCAACTTACGCACTAGTTTGTGGCCTTGTCTTTTCCATCAAAACTTTGCAAAACCCCGGAGAAAGCAGCATGGTATTCGTGAATATAGTTGTTTCCTTACTTTCGACTTACGGCCTATACGCGTTCACTTCCATCATGTACCTTGATCCTTGGCATCTCATCACATCATTTGTGCAGTATCTTCTCATGCTTCCGTCATTTATTTGTACGCTACAAATCTTTGCCTTTTGCAACACGCATGATGTTTCCTGGGGCACAAAGGGCTCAACTCAGGACGTAAAGCCAAAATCCGAAGCTACCGTTAAACAGGGTCCTAATGGGCAGCAAATCGTGGAGGGTACTGAATGGCCGCAAGAAGTCGATAAGAAATACGCAGAGATTAAGAGTAGATTAAAGGAACAAGAGATCATTGAACCAAAAATTGAcgaagctcagaagaacAACGATTATTATCGTGACATAAGGACACGTATTGTAATGTTGTGGATGCTTTCGAACCTTGTTCTGATGATGATTGTTACCCAGGTCTATGGGCCCGAAGACACAGCGAAGAACAAGTACCTGACGTTTATTTTATGGTCAGTTGCGATCCTGGCCCTTTTCAGAGCTTTAGGATCAATGGCTTtcttatttttgaaaagcttgcgTGCGATTGTTAGCTTCAAGCACAAAGCAGAGGACAGCGGCTCTCTCAATATACCTAGTGCTAAAAACTTGTTTAGCAAGCCAAGCAAAATGTAAATTAAAGATATAAAATGTTAAATAGAGATGGATAATATTTTTTGCATTCGATGAACTTTTTTGGAGTGTCACTGTATTTGCAATGTATTTATGTGGGGCTGAAAATTGCTTAACACTAGCGATTTAGTAGCCTCTGATAGCTCTATGATTATCGTAGTTCACAATGGCCTGTAACAGCACCTTGAAACCGTTTTCGACTTCTTCGGCTGACGAATACTCATAGAAGTTATGAGAAAGCCcgtcttttgaaggaatAAAGATCATCGAGGTTGGAACATGCAATGCTGTTTGACAGGAATCATGGCCGGCACCTGACCATATTTGACGAACCTTAGAGGCTGGAAACTGAGCTAGCGCAGATCTTGACACGCATTCAATACAAACTTCGTTGAAGTTTACGGCTGGCGAGACCTGCAAGACTTCTAGATCATAGGTTAGGGCGCCTGCAACGTTGTCTTTTACAATAAGGTCAAATTGTGCATGAACTTCGGAGAAAATCTTTGCTACGACCTCATCAGAAGGATGTCTGATATCAATAGTGAAGGAGACTTCACCAGGGATGATGTTCACTGAGTATGGCTTGGCATCAATGACACCACATGTCATGAGACCTTGGTGTTTTTTGGCAATTTCGGATGCGGCGACGATCATTTTCGAGGATGCCAGCAGCGCGTCTTTTCTGCACCTCCAGGGTGTAGTACCTGCGTGTGCGCCAACACCAAATACTGTGCATTTCTCCCAGCGGTAAGCTTGGACGCCGGTGACAATTCCAatttctttcttctcatCCTCAAGGATTGGTCCTTGTTCGATGTGAAGTTCGAAGTGCGCGTCAATGGCGTTCTCTTGATATGAAGCGGACACTTCGCCAATGTAGCCAATCTTGCTCAGAGATTCGTACACGCTTTCTGGGATGCTTTCGCCGATCGACATGAGTTCATAGGCATCCTTCAGAGGCAAATCGTGAGACCAGACACTAGACCCAGTGCAAGACCGCGCGAACCGAGCACCTTCTTCATTGAACCACACTACGACGCAGACGTCGTAATTAGGAGTGTAATtgttctctttgaaagttctCAGGACTTCTAGCCCAGCTAAAACCCCGAGAATTCCGTCGTACTTGCCCGCTTCAGGCTGCGTGTCAAGGTGAGAGCCTGTTGCAGTTGGATTACCCCCGTTCTTCCCCGGGAAGATAGCGAAGATGTTTCCAATTTGGTCAACTTTGATTTTACATCCGAGTCCCTCGCATTCCTTTATGAACCAGCCTCTCATTTTGCCATCTTCTTCGGTGCCCGCCAACCTTCTCATTCCGAACTCGTGTTCTTGCGACCCCCATCTCGCGACACCTCCGTAAGCAGTGCCGGTTTCCAATATGGTTTGATTTAGCCTTCCTGGGTTTATGGCCAGGGGAGCAGCGGCTGGGATGTTA
Above is a genomic segment from Lachancea thermotolerans CBS 6340 chromosome A complete sequence containing:
- a CDS encoding M20 family metallo-hydrolase (conserved hypothetical protein), with protein sequence MSTKSTTTTDLTCESGILNIPAAAPLAINPGRLNQTILETGTAYGGVARWGSQEHEFGMRRLAGTEEDGKMRGWFIKECEGLGCKIKVDQIGNIFAIFPGKNGGNPTATGSHLDTQPEAGKYDGILGVLAGLEVLRTFKENNYTPNYDVCVVVWFNEEGARFARSCTGSSVWSHDLPLKDAYELMSIGESIPESVYESLSKIGYIGEVSASYQENAIDAHFELHIEQGPILEDEKKEIGIVTGVQAYRWEKCTVFGVGAHAGTTPWRCRKDALLASSKMIVAASEIAKKHQGLMTCGVIDAKPYSVNIIPGEVSFTIDIRHPSDEVVAKIFSEVHAQFDLIVKDNVAGALTYDLEVLQVSPAVNFNEVCIECVSRSALAQFPASKVRQIWSGAGHDSCQTALHVPTSMIFIPSKDGLSHNFYEYSSAEEVENGFKVLLQAIVNYDNHRAIRGY
- the CHS2 gene encoding chitin synthase CHS2 (similar to uniprot|P14180 Saccharomyces cerevisiae YBR038W CHS2 Chitin synthase II requires activation from zymogenic form in order to catalyze the transfer of N-acetylglucosamine (GlcNAc) to chitin required for the synthesis of chitin in the primary septum during cytokinesis); the encoded protein is MDYNPFVVDTNNASPVRSPQRAARRGESPWRSQYSANSSNENDLSTAFQGFPQAAQVQPQSPSKAAAKYSPQRRNIFARDSAPSSPLRQDRYTANMRESPHRNARAVIEIDEASDDDEEQDLYDIYAQQADGSPSRAASRATRSTYSFESYRKSLDDDSTIYSGDTFEQTQFQVNHPQKNYIRRGKSEVRRLPAPTSKKNILKLDNPIPRGLLEILPRRDSLEFTEMRYTACTSEPDNYVNEGYSLRFAEMNRECQIAICVTMYNEDKFALSSTLHSIMRNITHMCKRKRSHVWGPQGWKKIQVIIVSDGRNNINKGSLDYLSALGVYQEDMAKSTVNGEPVKAHIFELTTQVSIDSHLDYVSKDIVPVQVVFCLKEENQKKINSHRWLFNAFCPILDPTVVVLVDVGTKLNDSAIYHLWKAFDRDSNVAGAAGQIKTMKGKWGRKLLNPLVASQNFEYKMSNILDKPLESVFGYISVLPGALSAYRYRALKNHADGTGPLNSYFLGETQEGRQHDVFTANMYLAEDRILCWELVAKRDAKWVLKYVKEATGETDVPEEPPEFISQRRRWLNGAMFAALYAQLHFTQIWKTKHSATRKIFFHLEFFYQFVQMLFSWFSISNFFLTFYFLAGSMNKLMKHGDVLFTFFKYLVICDLAALFIISMGNRPQGANHLFIISMIILSICSTYALVCGLVFSIKTLQNPGESSMVFVNIVVSLLSTYGLYAFTSIMYLDPWHLITSFVQYLLMLPSFICTLQIFAFCNTHDVSWGTKGSTQDVKPKSEATVKQGPNGQQIVEGTEWPQEVDKKYAEIKSRLKEQEIIEPKIDEAQKNNDYYRDIRTRIVMLWMLSNLVLMMIVTQVYGPEDTAKNKYLTFILWSVAILALFRALGSMAFLFLKSLRAIVSFKHKAEDSGSLNIPSAKNLFSKPSKM
- the OLA1 gene encoding Obg-like ATPase (highly similar to uniprot|P38219 Saccharomyces cerevisiae YBR025C Hypothetical ORF) encodes the protein MPPKKQVEEKKVLLGRPGNNLKAGIVGLANVGKSTFFQAITRCPLGNPANYPFATIDPEEARVIVPSPRFDALCDIYKPASKVPAHLTVYDIAGLTKGASAGEGLGNAFLSHIRAVDSIYQVVRCFDDAEIIHIEGDVDPVRDLDIISTELRLKDIEFAEKHLENVHKITKRGGQSLEVKQKKEEAILVEKIIELLKSGQRVANQNWTTKEVEVINSMFLLTAKPSIYLINLSERDFIRKKNKHLMRIKEWIDKYSTGDLVIPFSVCLEERLSHMSPEEAEEELKNLKVESALPKIVTTMRQKLDLISFFTSGADEVREWTIRRGTKAPQAAGVIHNDLMNTFILAQVMKYEDVVEYKDEVAIKAAGKMQQKGKEYVVEDGDVIYFRAGAGKN
- the SCO2 gene encoding putative thioredoxin peroxidase SCO2 (similar to uniprot|P23833 Saccharomyces cerevisiae YBR037C), which produces MLSRTGVFTVLKRSTRLSGYALRPLSTRSCLRVEDQGTSRSRVTPRGGAPSGASSSTDPSDQSAFSGNTPPKSTTFEDADPKRKPLSRIAIGGTETKSQKATSGSIEFATWKAAALVLTLGGTLYYFFSKEKRRLEIEKEAEANRGYGKPLVGGPFKLVDFNGNEFTEKNLLGKFSIIYFGFSHCPDICPDELDKLSEWLDGLKKKGIELQPIFITCDPARDPPHVLKEYLSEFHPDLIGLTGEYNDIKNACKQYRVYFSTPPSLKPGQDYLVDHSIFFYLMDPEGQFIDALGRQYDAETGVAKIEEHVKAYVPREQREKRKEKWYSFLFN